CGGAACGATCCTGATGATCCTGGTGACTTGTGCAATTGCCTCTTTCTCCGCACAAAAGGGGGCACATAATATCGCCATAAAAGAATCAGAAGAAGAAACGGAAGAGAATGAAACGAAAGACGAACATATCCTGATACCTGTCAGCAATGAAGAGACGGTAGAAGAACTGGTCAACCTCAGCCTCGCCGTTAAATCGAAAACAAACACCAGCGGCTTATATGCCATGAAAGTCATCGACAACCAAAGTTCGGACGACAAGACACTGAAAGCGTCCAAACGGGTGTTACAAACAGCTATCGATACGGCAGCAGCTACCGACACGAGACTGAAAGGGTTGCTCCGCTACGACCTGAGCATTTCCAATGCCATCACCAGCGTAGTAAAGGAACGGGAGATAACCGACCTGGTTCTCGGACTGCATAAAGAAAAGGATATTCCGGCAGCCTTCCTGGGCAATATCGTTGAAAACGTATTACAACACAGCAGTGTTACCACCTTTATCTACAAGCCCGTACAACCGCTTGCCACCATCAAGCGCCATCTGATTCTCATACCGGACCAGGCAGAAAAAGAAATCGGCTTTATAGCGATCATGAACCGGATATGGAACGTGTTGCAGAACACCGGAGCCAAAGTGGTATTCTACGGCTCGGAAGACACGCTGAAAGCGATAAAAAAAGTCTTTGCCAAAAGAGCCGGTGAAATATCGTATACGAACTTCAGCGACTGGGACGATTTCCTGATTGTCTTCCGGGATGTGAAAGCAGACGACAGCATGTGGGTGATATTCAGTCGGAAAGAAGGGCTGTCCTACGATCCCGTAATGCCGCGTATTCCCGGATATCTGAACAAATATTTTCAGGGCAACAGCTTCGTCCTTTCCTACCCGATACAGGCGAGCATGGATGAAAGTACACGGTATCTGACTTGAAGAAATTAAAAATTGAGAATTGAAAATTGAAAATTACGGGTGGATGGTCGACAGTTTAGTAAGCTATAAAATCATAAACCGTGAACTGTTGTTGACATATTTCAGTTATATTTGCAGACTGGAACAGATAAGTAATCAATAAAATAATGAACAAAGCATTACAAAGAATGGGAGAATATGTCATGTTGATGGGGAAATCCTTATCGATCCCTGACAGATGGAGCATGTTCTTCAAACAATTGATAAAAGAAATTTATAAACTGGGAGTCGATTCGCTTTGGATTGTAATTATTATCTCAGTCTTTATCGGTACGGTTATCGCCATTCAGATTTCACTGAACATCAGTTCCCCGCTGATCCCGAAATTCACGATCGGATATACGACCCGTGAAATTATCCTGCTGGAATTTTCATCTTCTATCATGTGTCTGATCCTCGCCGGTAAAGTCGGCAGTAATATCGCTTCCGAGATCGGAACGATGCGTGTCACGGAACAGATAGACGCGATGGAGATCATGGGTGTCAATTCGGCGAATTTCCTGATCATGCCGAAGATTGCCGGCCTGATGATCTTTATACCGGTACTGGTTATATTCAGTATGTTCACAGGTATCCTGGGAGGTATTGCTGCCAGCCATTCGACAGGTACGGGTATGACACCAGCCTCTTTCGAATATGGATTGCAATTTTATTTCAATGAATTCTATATCTGGTATTCTATTATTAAATCTGTCGTTTACGCTTTCATTATCTCATCCATAGCCGCTTATTTCGGTTATTATGTGAAAGGAGGAGCACTCGAAGTCGGTAAAGCGAGTACGAATGCAGTGGTAATGAGCAGCATCATGATTCTGCTCGCAGACGTAATATTAACCCATTTAATGCTTACGTAAAAAATGATAGAAGTAAAAAATATAACGAAATCGTTTGAGGGCCGTAAGGTATTGAATGATATCAGCGCTGTCTTTGAAACAGGAAAGACGAATCTGATCATCGGACGAAGCGGTTCGGGTAAAACCGTTCTGATCAAGAACATTATCGGCTTAATGAAACCGGATTCGGGAGAAATACTGTATGACGGACGAGACCTGACATCCATGAATAAACTGGAACTGAACATGCTACGCAGGGAAATGGGAATGCTGTTCCAGGGATCCGCCCTGTTTGACAGTATGACTGTTCTGGAGAATGTCATGTTTCCACTTAACATGTTCTCAAAAGACTCCTCTAAGGAAAGAGAAAAGAGGGCTATGTTTTGCCTGGAACGTGTCAACCTTTCGGAAGCAGAACATTTATACCCGTCGGAGATCAGCGGCGGTATGATGAAGCGTGCAGCCATTGCCCGTGCGATTGCGCTGAACCCGAAGTATCTTTTCTGTGACGAGCCGAACTCCGGACTGGACCCGAAAACATCGTTACTGATAGACGACCTGATTCATGATATTACGACGGAATATAAGATGACGACCGTTATCAACACCCACGACATGAACTCCGTAATGAATATCGGAGAAAACATCATCTTCATCAAGGAAGGCGTAAAAGAATGGCAGGGCACGAAAGAACAGGTTATCACCTCCAACAATAAAGCACTGAATGACTTCATTTTCGCTTCCGACCTGTTCCGGAAAGTGAAGGAAATAGAAATGCAACAAGAAGAAGGATAACAAAAAACTCCGGTCGAATGACCGGAGTTTTTTTATTTAATACCCGAATATCTCCTCTTTACTCAGTTTGGTAACCGGTCCGTACTGGCCCAGGGATTTCAGATCCAGATCTTTTTCATCTCCCAGAACACAATACGTATATTTACGTCCTTTCACCCATTTTTCCTGGAATGCTTTAATATCCGCCAAAGTCATGGACGGGACTTTTTCATACAGTTCCTTCCGGCTGTCGGTAGTCAATCCCAAATCCTGAGCATTCAGATATGACCATAACACGCCCGATTTCGTAATACGTTCAGTACGCATACGGGTTATCAGAGCGTCTTTTGCCAGATTAAACGCTTTCTCCGATTCCGGCATATTGTTGATGATATCATCGAATGCTTTCATCGCATCGATCATCTTGTCATTCTGGGTGGCAATAAACGTACGGTATACATACGGATATTTCAATTTGGAAGGAGTGATCAGGAATGCCCCGGCAGAATAAGCCAGACCACGGGCTTCACGCATCTCCTGGAAAACGATAGCATTCATGCCACCACCGAAATATTCGTTATACATGTTCAATGTGGGCTGAACCGACGGATC
This is a stretch of genomic DNA from Parabacteroides chongii. It encodes these proteins:
- a CDS encoding MlaE family ABC transporter permease — its product is MNKALQRMGEYVMLMGKSLSIPDRWSMFFKQLIKEIYKLGVDSLWIVIIISVFIGTVIAIQISLNISSPLIPKFTIGYTTREIILLEFSSSIMCLILAGKVGSNIASEIGTMRVTEQIDAMEIMGVNSANFLIMPKIAGLMIFIPVLVIFSMFTGILGGIAASHSTGTGMTPASFEYGLQFYFNEFYIWYSIIKSVVYAFIISSIAAYFGYYVKGGALEVGKASTNAVVMSSIMILLADVILTHLMLT
- a CDS encoding ABC transporter ATP-binding protein; this translates as MIEVKNITKSFEGRKVLNDISAVFETGKTNLIIGRSGSGKTVLIKNIIGLMKPDSGEILYDGRDLTSMNKLELNMLRREMGMLFQGSALFDSMTVLENVMFPLNMFSKDSSKEREKRAMFCLERVNLSEAEHLYPSEISGGMMKRAAIARAIALNPKYLFCDEPNSGLDPKTSLLIDDLIHDITTEYKMTTVINTHDMNSVMNIGENIIFIKEGVKEWQGTKEQVITSNNKALNDFIFASDLFRKVKEIEMQQEEG